In one Acidimicrobiia bacterium genomic region, the following are encoded:
- the npdG gene encoding NADPH-dependent F420 reductase, with protein sequence MEIGVLGATGPAGTGLAARLASIGHDVIVGSRERARAEAVASDLVERWGSRMATLRAGTNDDAAAVRDLVIVATTWEGAVDTARAHADALSGRVVVSMANGLDKVGNEFRPVLPEEGSLAQAVQAAAPASRVVSAFHLIPAAAFAALDTELESDVVVCADDDAARTLVLDLAVEIPKLRAFDGGSLVNAVGLEAFAAVLLSVNLRHKGRGTLRLLGVDGYQGPGR encoded by the coding sequence GTGGAGATCGGCGTCCTTGGTGCAACCGGGCCGGCGGGCACAGGGCTCGCGGCTCGGCTCGCGAGCATCGGACATGACGTGATCGTCGGATCGCGCGAACGCGCGCGAGCGGAGGCAGTCGCCAGCGACCTTGTCGAGCGGTGGGGAAGTCGCATGGCCACGTTGCGCGCCGGCACGAACGACGACGCCGCGGCCGTGCGCGACCTTGTCATCGTCGCCACAACCTGGGAAGGCGCCGTCGACACCGCGCGAGCACACGCCGACGCGCTCAGCGGCAGGGTCGTCGTCTCGATGGCGAACGGTCTCGACAAGGTCGGCAACGAGTTTCGTCCGGTTCTTCCGGAGGAGGGCTCGTTGGCTCAAGCGGTACAAGCCGCGGCGCCGGCCTCACGGGTCGTCTCGGCGTTCCACCTGATCCCGGCAGCCGCGTTCGCGGCGCTCGACACCGAGCTCGAGAGCGATGTGGTGGTGTGCGCGGACGACGACGCGGCCCGCACGCTGGTGCTGGACCTCGCCGTCGAGATCCCCAAGCTCCGTGCCTTCGACGGCGGGTCGCTCGTCAACGCCGTGGGCCTCGAAGCGTTCGCGGCGGTCTTGCTCTCGGTGAACCTCCGTCACAAGGGACGGGGAACGCTCCGCCTCCTCGGTGTGGACGGCTACCAGGGCCCCGGCCGATGA
- the cysS gene encoding cysteine--tRNA ligase codes for MTIRLFDTSRRSIEAFEPDHVVRMYVCGITPYDSTHLGHAATYLAYDLLIRRLEDLGHEVRMVRNVTDVDDSILPKARELGVPYLELAASELARFQADMGALGMRPPTAEPRATEAIDGMIEMINMLLESEHAYLTHGTVFFDVSTFPAFGELSHYPRDHMVRLARARGGNPDDPHRRDPLDFVLWQPSLNDEPAWRAPFGVGRPGWHVECSVMAMQNLGPTLDLHGGGTDLIFPHHECEIAQSESISGEPFARHWMHSAMVSYEGEKMSKSLGNLVFVSDLLEVADARAIRLALMRHHYRAGFEWHDTDLDEGTALLHRLLAAARCEGGADPAPYVTRVRDALDADLDAPRAVEALDDLASAILSGGDDASAPGELRTLGALLGLDLARALD; via the coding sequence ATGACGATTCGGCTCTTCGACACGTCCAGGCGCAGCATCGAAGCGTTCGAGCCCGACCACGTCGTGCGCATGTACGTGTGTGGGATCACCCCCTACGACTCCACGCACCTGGGTCATGCCGCGACGTATCTCGCGTACGACCTCTTGATCCGGAGGCTCGAAGATCTCGGTCATGAAGTGCGGATGGTTCGCAATGTCACCGACGTGGACGACTCCATCTTGCCGAAGGCCCGCGAGCTCGGTGTGCCCTATCTCGAGCTCGCCGCCTCAGAGCTGGCTCGGTTCCAAGCGGACATGGGCGCGCTCGGGATGCGACCGCCGACGGCCGAACCGCGCGCCACCGAGGCGATCGACGGGATGATCGAGATGATCAACATGCTCCTCGAGTCGGAGCACGCGTACCTCACGCACGGCACCGTCTTCTTCGACGTGTCGACGTTTCCCGCGTTCGGTGAGCTGTCGCACTACCCGCGGGACCACATGGTCCGGCTCGCCCGCGCCCGCGGCGGCAACCCCGACGACCCGCACCGGCGCGACCCCCTCGACTTCGTGCTCTGGCAGCCGTCCCTCAATGACGAGCCGGCGTGGCGCGCTCCGTTCGGCGTTGGCCGCCCGGGCTGGCACGTGGAGTGCTCCGTGATGGCGATGCAGAACCTGGGGCCGACCCTCGACCTGCACGGCGGTGGTACGGATCTGATCTTCCCGCACCATGAGTGTGAGATCGCCCAGAGCGAGAGCATCAGCGGCGAGCCGTTTGCGCGACACTGGATGCACTCGGCGATGGTGAGCTACGAGGGCGAGAAGATGAGCAAGTCGCTGGGCAATCTCGTGTTCGTGAGCGATCTGCTCGAGGTGGCCGACGCCCGCGCGATCCGGTTGGCGCTGATGCGACATCACTACCGGGCCGGGTTCGAATGGCACGACACCGATCTCGACGAAGGCACGGCGCTGTTGCATCGACTCCTCGCGGCCGCGCGATGTGAAGGTGGTGCCGATCCGGCGCCGTATGTGACGCGGGTTCGCGATGCTCTCGACGCTGATCTCGACGCGCCGCGCGCCGTCGAGGCGCTGGACGACTTGGCCAGCGCGATCCTCTCGGGCGGTGACGATGCATCTGCACCGGGTGAGCTGCGCACGCTCGGCGCGCTCCTCGGTCTCGATCTGGCCAGGGCGCTCGACTAG
- a CDS encoding HIT domain-containing protein — translation MTLERLWAGWRAEYVASVGAEDDRDDCLFCTLASSPPDEAFVVARSDRTFAVLNAYPYTSGHLMVAPITHEADLEGLGPEDAAALMSMTQRASVAIKAAYQPDGLNVGMNLGRAAGAGVPGHLHLHVVPRWVGDTNFMTTAAEVRVLPEALPTTLERLRAAWPA, via the coding sequence ATGACGCTCGAACGCCTGTGGGCCGGATGGCGCGCGGAGTACGTGGCGAGCGTGGGAGCCGAGGACGACCGCGATGACTGTCTCTTCTGCACGCTCGCGTCCTCGCCACCCGATGAGGCGTTCGTGGTGGCGCGCAGCGACCGAACCTTCGCGGTACTCAACGCATATCCGTACACGTCGGGCCACCTCATGGTGGCGCCGATCACGCACGAAGCCGACCTGGAGGGTCTGGGTCCCGAGGATGCCGCGGCGCTCATGTCGATGACACAACGCGCTTCCGTCGCAATCAAGGCGGCATATCAACCAGACGGTCTCAACGTGGGGATGAACCTGGGCCGGGCCGCGGGTGCGGGGGTCCCCGGTCATCTGCATCTCCATGTGGTGCCGCGTTGGGTGGGCGACACCAACTTCATGACCACGGCCGCCGAGGTCCGCGTACTGCCCGAGGCGCTTCCGACCACCCTCGAACGGCTGCGCGCCGCCTGGCCTGCATAA
- the dnaE gene encoding DNA polymerase III subunit alpha, giving the protein MSGSFVHLHLHTEYSMLDGASRIDEVVSRAVADGQPAVGITDHGNMYGVLPMYKAAGEAGIKCIVGEEAYFTTGDRRDKPRRADADIFHLTLLAENDAGYRNLIKVSSGAYLDGFHYKPRVDFELLEHHREGLIGTSGCLGSAVCQRLLADDDAGARELAARFQDVLGRDNFFVELQDHGLADQQRVNGRLLEIARDIGAPLLATNDSHYTHRDDAEAHAALLCVQTGTTLDDPNRFRFEADEFYLKTSDEMRSLFADHEDACDNTLWIAERATVEIEFGNAVLPAFPTPAGHDEDSYLRELTLAGARERYGEQVPQNVAERVEFELGVIKTMGFSAYFLVVWDLVRYARERGIRVGPGRGSAAGSCVAYSLGIVDIDPIRYDLLFERFLNPGRKQMPDIDMDFDSRYRGEMIRYAAQRYGEDRVAQIVTFSTIKARAAVRDASRVLGYPYGVGDKIAKLMPPLIMGRDTPLNACLEEVSGQEDGYKMANELRELYAADPDARRVIDVATGLEGLRRQDGIHAAAVVITREPLIEYLPIQRGRTPQGDVAEGPIVTQYEMHGVEDLGLLKMDFLGLRNLDVIEITLDLVEATAGSRPRIDEVPLDDPKTFEMLQRGDTVGVFQLEGGPVRALLRSLAPTSFEDIAALTALYRPGPMAQNWHNEYADRKNNRKPVDYPHDDLTDILEPTYGLIIYQEQLMRVAQRLAGYSLEEADNLRKATGKKDRVLIAQERSKFVDGCVAQGHDRAFGELIFDKVEPFADYSFNKSHSVGYGYVAYQTAYLKANHPVEYLAALLTSVKSNKDQTAVFLNECRQMDLAVLVPDVNESEQDFTVRISADDSRAIRYGLSAVRNVGEGVVALISAVREVGGPFVDFHDFCERVDPTALNKRTVESLAKAGAFDSLGHARKGLVDVHEQIIDRTLARRRERDAGIMSLFADAGADAIALGFDHRIEIPDAEYPKSLRLGFEKEMLGLYVSEHPLLGAQGRLKRHVECTLAELRELRDGEMRVVGGIVTTLSRKYTRKGDLMATFVLEDLGAALEVMVFPRTMTNFGHLLEDDAIVCVKGRLDLRDEQPKVIALEVTRPEITLDHETEPVRIRTKAAVFDDERVRQLKDILLQHPGESAAFVQLEGAQRTTVLRLADEYRVEPSAGLYAELRVLFGPDSLL; this is encoded by the coding sequence GTGAGCGGTTCATTCGTCCACCTCCATCTCCACACCGAGTACTCGATGCTCGACGGCGCGTCCCGCATCGACGAGGTCGTGTCTCGCGCCGTCGCCGACGGGCAGCCGGCGGTCGGCATCACGGACCACGGCAACATGTACGGCGTCCTGCCGATGTACAAGGCCGCGGGGGAGGCGGGCATCAAGTGCATCGTCGGTGAGGAGGCGTACTTCACGACCGGCGACCGACGCGACAAGCCACGGCGTGCCGATGCAGACATCTTCCATCTCACGTTGCTCGCCGAGAACGACGCGGGTTACCGAAACCTGATCAAGGTCTCGTCCGGCGCGTACCTCGACGGGTTCCACTACAAGCCGCGGGTCGACTTCGAGCTCCTCGAGCATCACCGCGAGGGGCTCATCGGTACCAGCGGCTGCCTCGGGAGCGCGGTGTGCCAGCGGCTGCTCGCTGACGACGATGCGGGCGCCCGTGAGCTGGCGGCGCGGTTCCAGGATGTCCTTGGGCGCGACAACTTCTTCGTCGAGCTGCAGGACCATGGTCTTGCTGATCAGCAACGAGTCAACGGTCGCCTGCTCGAGATTGCGCGGGACATCGGCGCGCCGCTGCTGGCCACGAACGACAGCCATTACACCCACCGAGACGACGCCGAGGCGCACGCCGCGTTGCTCTGCGTGCAGACCGGCACGACGCTCGATGACCCGAACCGATTTCGGTTCGAGGCCGACGAGTTCTACCTGAAGACATCCGACGAGATGCGGTCGCTGTTCGCCGATCACGAAGACGCCTGCGACAACACACTCTGGATCGCGGAACGGGCCACCGTGGAGATCGAATTCGGCAACGCGGTGCTCCCCGCGTTCCCTACCCCGGCCGGCCACGACGAAGACTCGTACCTGCGCGAGCTGACGCTCGCCGGTGCGCGCGAACGGTACGGCGAACAGGTTCCGCAGAACGTCGCCGAGCGCGTCGAGTTCGAGCTCGGTGTCATCAAGACGATGGGGTTCTCCGCGTACTTCCTCGTGGTCTGGGACCTCGTGCGCTACGCACGGGAGCGTGGCATCCGCGTCGGTCCCGGGCGGGGGAGCGCAGCGGGGTCCTGTGTCGCGTACTCACTGGGCATCGTCGATATCGATCCCATCCGTTACGACCTGCTCTTCGAGCGCTTCCTGAACCCTGGCCGCAAGCAGATGCCCGACATCGACATGGACTTCGACTCCCGCTACCGGGGGGAGATGATCCGCTATGCGGCGCAGCGTTACGGGGAGGACCGCGTCGCCCAGATCGTCACGTTCTCCACGATCAAGGCGCGCGCGGCGGTGCGCGACGCGTCGCGCGTGCTGGGCTATCCGTACGGTGTCGGCGACAAGATCGCCAAGCTCATGCCACCGCTCATCATGGGTCGCGACACGCCCCTGAATGCGTGCCTCGAGGAGGTGTCCGGCCAAGAGGACGGCTACAAGATGGCCAACGAGCTGCGCGAGCTCTACGCAGCGGATCCTGATGCCCGTCGCGTCATCGACGTGGCAACGGGCCTCGAGGGCCTGCGACGCCAGGACGGCATCCACGCCGCGGCAGTGGTGATCACACGCGAGCCGCTCATCGAGTATCTGCCGATCCAACGGGGGCGTACGCCTCAGGGCGATGTCGCCGAGGGACCGATCGTCACGCAGTACGAGATGCACGGGGTCGAGGACCTCGGCCTCTTGAAGATGGACTTCCTCGGCCTGCGGAACCTCGACGTCATCGAGATCACGCTGGATCTCGTCGAGGCGACGGCGGGATCGCGCCCGCGCATCGACGAGGTGCCGCTCGACGATCCGAAGACCTTCGAGATGCTGCAGCGGGGCGACACCGTCGGCGTGTTCCAGCTCGAGGGCGGACCGGTGCGCGCGCTCCTGCGCTCGCTCGCACCCACGTCGTTCGAGGACATCGCCGCCCTGACCGCCCTGTACCGCCCGGGGCCCATGGCTCAGAACTGGCACAACGAGTACGCCGACCGGAAGAACAACCGCAAGCCCGTCGACTATCCACACGACGACCTCACCGACATCCTCGAGCCCACCTACGGGCTGATCATCTACCAAGAGCAGCTGATGCGAGTCGCTCAGCGCCTCGCCGGGTACTCGCTCGAGGAGGCCGACAACCTCCGGAAGGCGACGGGGAAGAAGGACCGCGTCCTGATCGCGCAGGAACGCTCGAAGTTCGTCGACGGCTGCGTTGCACAAGGCCACGACCGGGCCTTCGGTGAGCTCATCTTCGACAAGGTCGAGCCGTTCGCCGACTACTCGTTCAACAAGTCCCACTCGGTCGGGTACGGCTACGTCGCCTACCAAACCGCGTATCTCAAGGCCAACCACCCGGTCGAGTACCTGGCGGCGCTGCTCACGAGCGTCAAATCGAACAAGGACCAGACCGCGGTCTTCCTCAACGAGTGCCGGCAGATGGACCTCGCGGTGCTCGTGCCCGACGTCAACGAGTCCGAGCAGGACTTCACGGTGCGGATCAGCGCCGACGACAGCCGGGCGATCCGGTATGGCCTGTCCGCCGTCCGCAACGTCGGCGAGGGAGTCGTGGCGCTGATCAGCGCAGTTCGAGAAGTCGGGGGTCCTTTCGTCGACTTCCACGACTTCTGCGAGCGGGTCGACCCCACCGCGCTGAACAAGCGGACGGTGGAGTCCTTGGCGAAGGCCGGGGCGTTCGACTCGCTCGGTCACGCGCGCAAGGGATTGGTCGACGTGCACGAGCAGATCATCGATCGCACTCTGGCTCGCCGACGCGAGCGTGATGCCGGGATCATGAGCCTCTTTGCGGATGCTGGGGCCGATGCCATCGCGCTCGGCTTCGATCACCGCATCGAGATCCCCGACGCCGAGTACCCCAAGTCGCTGCGGCTCGGCTTCGAGAAGGAGATGCTGGGGCTCTACGTGAGTGAGCACCCCCTGCTCGGCGCGCAGGGTCGGTTGAAGCGACACGTCGAGTGCACGCTGGCCGAGCTGCGCGAGCTCCGTGATGGAGAGATGCGCGTGGTCGGCGGCATCGTCACCACCTTGTCTCGGAAGTACACCCGCAAGGGTGATCTGATGGCCACATTCGTCCTCGAAGATCTCGGTGCCGCGCTCGAAGTGATGGTGTTCCCTCGCACGATGACGAACTTCGGGCATCTCCTGGAAGACGACGCAATCGTGTGCGTGAAGGGTCGTCTGGACCTGCGTGACGAGCAGCCCAAGGTCATCGCGTTGGAGGTGACACGACCCGAGATCACGCTCGACCACGAGACCGAGCCCGTGCGCATCCGCACGAAGGCCGCCGTCTTCGACGACGAGCGCGTTCGTCAGCTCAAGGACATCCTGCTCCAGCACCCGGGGGAGAGCGCCGCGTTCGTGCAGCTCGAAGGCGCCCAACGCACGACCGTCCTGCGCCTCGCCGACGAGTACCGCGTCGAGCCCAGTGCCGGCCTCTACGCCGAACTTCGTGTTCTCTTCGGGCCCGACTCTCTCCTCTAA
- the thrS gene encoding threonine--tRNA ligase, translated as MSERVEQEITITLPDGSTRDVAKGATAADVAASIGRGLAKAAIAAKVDGEPADLGRPIDHDAAVEIITADSADGREVLRHSTAHVMAQAVTDLYPGAKYAIGPAIEDGFYYDFELPDGARFSDDDLARIEVRMRGIVKADQPFERTEVTREQGLAEFAEQPYKRDIIERVDASEVGDGTVVSLYRNKRDGGDAFVDLCRGPHVPSTKRLGAFKLTKVAGAYWRGDEHGPQLQRIYGTAWESPKALEEHLHRLEEAERRDHRKLGAELDLFSFPEEIGSGLAVFHPKGALVRKLMEDYSRARHEAAGYSFVNSPHITKAELFERSGHLDFFADGMFPPMTLDEGGAGEGTKYYLKPMNCPFHILIFESRMRSYRELPLRFFEFGTVYRYEKSGVVHGLTRVRGLTMDDAHIFCAKEQMPDELRSLLVFVLDLLGDYGLSDFYLELSTKPEGKAIGSDAEWAEATEALRVAAEAMELELVLDEGGGAFYGPKISVQARDAIGRTWQVSTIQVDFQSPQRFGLEYVGTDNQRHQPIMIHRALFGSIERFFAILLEHYAGAFPAWLAPVQATVLPVADRHEPYAITVADRLRAEGIRVEYHDAHGDNLGARVRRAKVEKVPYVLVVGDEDTESGTVGVNVRGDEAPERGVNLDAFVERLQAELETQRSPGRTAGRAPRSRP; from the coding sequence GTGAGCGAGCGCGTAGAGCAGGAAATCACTATCACGTTGCCCGATGGGTCGACGCGCGACGTCGCGAAGGGTGCAACCGCGGCCGATGTTGCCGCGTCCATCGGGCGTGGGCTTGCCAAGGCCGCGATTGCGGCGAAGGTCGACGGTGAACCCGCCGACCTCGGACGACCGATCGATCACGACGCCGCGGTGGAGATCATCACGGCGGACTCGGCTGACGGGCGCGAGGTCCTGCGGCACTCGACTGCGCACGTGATGGCGCAAGCCGTCACCGATCTTTACCCGGGCGCGAAGTACGCCATCGGCCCTGCGATCGAGGACGGGTTCTACTACGACTTCGAGCTCCCCGACGGCGCCCGGTTCAGCGACGACGACCTGGCGCGAATCGAGGTACGGATGCGCGGGATCGTGAAGGCCGATCAGCCTTTCGAGCGCACGGAAGTGACACGCGAGCAGGGTTTGGCGGAGTTCGCCGAGCAGCCGTACAAGCGCGACATCATCGAGCGGGTCGACGCGTCCGAGGTGGGGGATGGGACCGTGGTCTCGCTCTACCGCAATAAGCGTGACGGTGGCGACGCATTCGTGGACCTGTGCCGCGGTCCGCATGTGCCCTCGACGAAGCGATTGGGCGCGTTCAAGCTCACGAAAGTCGCCGGCGCGTACTGGCGTGGCGACGAGCACGGACCACAGTTGCAACGGATCTACGGCACGGCGTGGGAGTCTCCGAAAGCGCTCGAAGAGCACCTGCATCGCCTCGAAGAGGCCGAGCGCCGCGATCATCGCAAGCTCGGTGCCGAGCTCGATCTGTTCTCGTTCCCAGAGGAGATCGGTTCGGGACTCGCGGTCTTCCATCCGAAGGGCGCGCTCGTGCGCAAGCTCATGGAGGACTACTCCCGCGCGCGGCACGAGGCGGCTGGTTATTCGTTCGTGAACTCGCCGCACATCACGAAGGCCGAACTCTTTGAGAGGTCCGGGCATCTCGACTTCTTCGCGGACGGGATGTTCCCTCCCATGACGCTCGATGAAGGCGGCGCCGGCGAAGGCACGAAGTACTACCTCAAGCCGATGAACTGCCCGTTCCACATCCTCATCTTCGAGAGCCGAATGCGTTCGTACCGAGAGCTCCCGCTGCGGTTCTTCGAGTTCGGCACCGTCTACCGCTATGAGAAGTCCGGCGTTGTCCACGGCCTGACGAGAGTGCGCGGCCTGACGATGGACGACGCGCACATCTTCTGCGCGAAGGAGCAGATGCCGGACGAGCTGCGCTCCCTCCTCGTGTTCGTGCTCGACCTGCTGGGTGATTACGGGTTGTCAGACTTCTACCTCGAGCTGTCCACGAAGCCCGAGGGGAAGGCGATCGGATCCGACGCCGAATGGGCGGAGGCCACGGAGGCGCTGCGCGTCGCGGCCGAGGCGATGGAGCTTGAGTTGGTGCTCGACGAAGGCGGGGGCGCGTTCTACGGCCCGAAGATCTCGGTGCAGGCGCGCGACGCCATTGGCCGGACATGGCAGGTCTCGACCATCCAGGTCGACTTCCAGTCCCCCCAGCGGTTCGGCCTCGAGTACGTGGGCACGGACAATCAACGCCACCAGCCGATCATGATCCACCGCGCGCTCTTCGGGTCGATCGAGCGCTTCTTCGCGATCCTCCTGGAGCACTATGCCGGCGCGTTTCCGGCATGGCTCGCGCCGGTGCAAGCGACGGTTCTGCCGGTCGCCGACCGTCACGAGCCATACGCGATCACTGTCGCGGACCGGCTGCGCGCCGAAGGCATCCGCGTGGAGTACCACGATGCGCACGGCGACAACCTCGGTGCGCGGGTCCGCCGAGCGAAGGTGGAGAAGGTCCCCTACGTGTTGGTCGTCGGTGACGAAGACACAGAGTCGGGCACCGTGGGAGTCAACGTTCGAGGTGACGAGGCGCCGGAGCGTGGCGTGAACCTCGACGCGTTCGTCGAGCGGTTGCAGGCGGAACTCGAGACGCAGCGGAGCCCTGGCCGGACGGCCGGGAGGGCGCCGCGAAGTCGACCATGA
- a CDS encoding Rrf2 family transcriptional regulator encodes MKVSTRGDYAARALLSLALHDSDQPTSVKEIAERTNLPQPYLEQILLAAKGAGLVRSKRGVGGGYVLARPAENITLAQILAAVDGPLTALVGEHDHCEGHCVLQEVWVGVSDEMRLVLERVTLADLVERTRVGHRMPGAAIA; translated from the coding sequence GTGAAGGTCTCGACACGGGGCGACTATGCGGCGCGAGCACTGCTGTCGCTCGCGTTGCACGACTCCGACCAGCCGACCTCGGTCAAGGAGATCGCCGAGCGCACGAACCTCCCCCAGCCCTACCTCGAGCAGATCCTGCTCGCGGCGAAAGGTGCTGGGCTGGTGCGTTCGAAGCGCGGCGTGGGTGGCGGCTACGTGCTGGCGCGTCCGGCCGAGAACATCACGCTCGCGCAGATCCTCGCGGCGGTCGACGGACCCCTCACGGCTCTCGTGGGCGAGCACGACCACTGTGAAGGTCATTGCGTGCTCCAGGAGGTGTGGGTGGGCGTGTCCGACGAGATGCGCTTGGTGCTGGAACGGGTGACGCTCGCCGACCTCGTCGAGCGCACCCGCGTCGGTCACCGCATGCCCGGCGCCGCGATCGCCTGA
- a CDS encoding alkaline phosphatase family protein, translating to MLPEMVRPDYAGPGLSTLVPALLGTATADWLPAPVRAARHVVLLVLDGLGWEAIEAHRDRLPTLAALDGGPVPTVVPSTTATALTSLTTGLTPAEHGVVGFRIRLDGGVLNVLSWQGEHRHKPDPRAVQRHPPFLQREVPVVTKAEFRNSGFSEVHFGGARFCGWGAPSSLVEHCRRLTEAGEPFVYAYYPGVDTVAHAHGLRDGFYEAELVAADRLVADLLDALSSECALVVTADHGQVHLEPDGWLPLGRAGALVEACSGDGRFRYLHAHRGVADELLDVARADHGDHAWVLSRAELFEAGWLGTDPSPATRARVGDVVLAARDDVAFVDPALEQEARLRSAHGSLTAAEMLVPVVAGRGRR from the coding sequence GTGCTGCCCGAGATGGTTCGACCCGACTACGCCGGGCCGGGCCTGAGCACGCTGGTCCCCGCGCTCCTCGGTACCGCCACCGCCGACTGGCTTCCCGCCCCGGTGCGCGCCGCGCGCCACGTGGTGCTGCTCGTGCTCGACGGCCTGGGCTGGGAGGCGATCGAAGCGCACCGTGACCGCCTGCCGACTCTCGCCGCGCTCGACGGTGGTCCGGTCCCCACGGTCGTCCCGTCGACCACGGCGACTGCGTTGACATCGCTCACCACCGGGCTGACCCCCGCCGAGCACGGCGTCGTGGGGTTTCGCATCCGGCTCGACGGCGGGGTGCTCAACGTCCTCTCGTGGCAGGGAGAGCACCGGCACAAACCCGACCCACGCGCGGTACAGCGCCACCCGCCGTTCCTGCAGCGGGAGGTTCCGGTCGTGACGAAGGCCGAGTTTCGCAACAGCGGTTTCAGCGAAGTGCATTTCGGTGGGGCGCGCTTCTGCGGATGGGGCGCGCCGTCATCGCTCGTGGAGCACTGCCGACGGCTCACGGAGGCCGGTGAGCCCTTCGTCTACGCGTACTACCCCGGTGTCGACACCGTCGCGCACGCCCATGGCTTGCGCGACGGCTTCTACGAAGCCGAGCTCGTGGCCGCCGACCGCCTCGTTGCCGATCTGCTCGACGCGCTGAGCTCCGAGTGTGCGTTGGTCGTCACGGCAGACCATGGCCAAGTGCACCTCGAGCCCGATGGATGGCTGCCCCTCGGACGCGCCGGCGCGCTGGTGGAGGCCTGCTCAGGCGATGGGCGCTTCCGCTATCTGCACGCGCACCGCGGGGTCGCGGACGAGCTCCTGGATGTTGCGCGCGCGGACCACGGTGACCACGCGTGGGTCCTCAGCCGCGCGGAGCTGTTCGAAGCGGGATGGCTCGGGACCGACCCGTCACCGGCGACACGCGCCCGCGTCGGAGACGTGGTGCTCGCGGCGCGCGACGACGTCGCCTTCGTCGATCCCGCCCTGGAGCAGGAAGCGCGCCTGCGCAGCGCTCATGGGTCGCTCACGGCCGCGGAGATGCTCGTGCCGGTGGTGGCCGGTCGGGGACGTCGCTAG
- a CDS encoding HAMP domain-containing sensor histidine kinase has protein sequence MRRRLLFSYLSLTLFVLLALELPLGVSFANAERRRLVGDVQTEAFAVALRADEALTALRNTELAELAQLFHRRTGHGVVVVSRAGAVLAAAGRGEPAVGAVVTDESTLGVALRGRQATRDRSVAGDDHLATAVPVLASDDVVGAVRVSSSLDVVAERTQRNWVLLAALGGVVSLVVLLVSVLLARSFTRPLAALDAGAARLGRGDLRARVPVPDDPPELRGLAESFNATAEQLETLVRSQQTFVADASHELRTPLAALSLRLENLEAEGGDRAEDLDGALAEAHRLSRLVDGLLTLARAEDAARAATEIAIAPLVASRIDAWDVVAAERGVMLRSDVADVCVRSAPGRLEQVLDNLLSNALDVAPAGSEIWIEGRFDGDEVVVQVRDAGPGMTAEQRARAFDRFWRAAPARKDRGGSGLGLAIVRRLVTADGGTVALEPSAEGGLVVMLRLVGSRQAIAAPGMR, from the coding sequence GTCGCTCACGCTCTTCGTGCTTCTCGCGCTCGAGCTGCCCCTCGGCGTCTCGTTTGCCAACGCGGAACGCCGCCGCTTGGTCGGAGACGTGCAGACCGAGGCGTTCGCCGTCGCGCTGCGCGCCGACGAGGCATTGACCGCGTTGCGCAACACCGAGCTCGCCGAGCTGGCGCAGCTCTTCCATCGACGCACCGGGCACGGCGTCGTCGTCGTGTCGCGGGCCGGTGCGGTGCTCGCAGCCGCGGGTCGGGGAGAGCCTGCGGTCGGCGCGGTCGTGACCGACGAAAGCACCCTCGGTGTCGCACTCAGAGGTCGCCAGGCGACCCGTGATCGCAGCGTCGCCGGGGACGACCATCTCGCCACGGCCGTTCCGGTTCTCGCCAGCGACGATGTCGTCGGTGCGGTGCGCGTGTCCTCCTCGCTCGATGTGGTCGCCGAGCGAACACAACGAAACTGGGTGTTGCTGGCGGCGCTCGGAGGCGTGGTTTCACTCGTGGTGCTGCTCGTGAGCGTCTTGCTCGCGCGCTCCTTCACCCGACCGCTGGCCGCGCTCGACGCGGGCGCCGCCCGCCTCGGGCGCGGTGATCTCCGCGCGCGAGTGCCGGTACCGGATGACCCGCCCGAGCTCCGCGGCTTGGCGGAGTCCTTCAACGCGACGGCCGAGCAGCTCGAGACGCTGGTGCGGTCCCAGCAGACGTTCGTTGCCGACGCGTCACACGAGCTCCGGACGCCCCTCGCCGCGCTGAGCCTGCGGCTGGAGAATCTCGAAGCCGAGGGTGGAGACCGGGCTGAAGACCTAGACGGCGCGCTCGCCGAGGCTCACCGACTCTCGCGACTTGTCGACGGCCTCCTCACGCTGGCGCGCGCGGAGGACGCCGCTCGGGCCGCGACCGAGATCGCGATCGCCCCGCTGGTCGCGTCCCGGATCGACGCGTGGGATGTGGTGGCTGCCGAGCGCGGCGTCATGCTGCGCTCGGACGTGGCCGACGTCTGCGTGCGAAGCGCGCCGGGGCGGCTGGAGCAGGTGCTCGACAACCTGTTGAGCAACGCGCTCGACGTTGCCCCCGCCGGCAGCGAGATCTGGATCGAGGGCCGCTTCGACGGCGACGAGGTGGTCGTGCAGGTGCGCGACGCGGGGCCCGGGATGACGGCGGAGCAGCGGGCGCGCGCGTTCGATCGGTTCTGGCGGGCGGCGCCGGCGCGCAAGGACCGAGGAGGATCGGGGCTGGGGCTGGCGATCGTGCGTCGGCTCGTCACCGCCGACGGCGGGACCGTAGCGCTCGAGCCGAGTGCTGAGGGCGGCCTGGTGGTGATGCTGCGGCTCGTGGGGAGCCGTCAGGCGATCGCGGCGCCGGGCATGCGGTGA